GCAAAACCGGCAAACGGCGCTGGCAATGCTGCGGGCTAAGTTGTACGAGTTAGAAGAAGAGAAAAAGGCTAAGGAAAAGGCTGCTCTGGAAGGTGTACAGTTAGACATTGGTTGGGGATCGCAGATTCGCTCGTACGTTTTCCACCCGTACACCATGGTTAAGGATCACCGGACTAACTACGAAACCTCACAGGGGCAAGCCGTGATGGATGGGGATCTCGATCCGTTCATCGACGCCTACCTGCAATGGCAATTGAGCCAAAAGAACCCAGACTAACTGGGTAAACGGTAGCCGATGTTGATGGGGGTTCGTGAGCGAGAGCCTGGTTCAAAGCTGGGTAGCCGCATTCGGCGGGCACTCGGTTTTGAGTGGGCCGAAAATATCTTTGAAAACAAATCGAAATCACAACTAATGATTGACCGGGTAACGCGAATGACGTGTTACCCGTTTTTGTTTAATGCTATACTGAAATCAGCTATTTTTAGAAAGGTGTCGATTTCATGCGGACATTGTTCGTTTTGGGCAGTTTCTTTTTGCAGCCCCTCTTGTGGTTAGCCATTCTGCGTTCGTGGTTGACCAGTCGTGCGCGAATCAAACGCGAACGGCATGACTTCAGTAGCGCGGTGGATAGTGACCATTACGAGTTACGCCACATGCTGACCCAGGGACTGATGTTGGGCGTTGGCCTGTCGGTGTTAAACCTGATTGTGGGAGCCAGCTTACCATTAGTTTGGGTCCTGAGCTATGAAGCCTTGGCGTTCCTCTCGCTGGTGATCTTTCCCACGACACTATTGCCAGTGACCCTACTGGTGGTGAGCACGTTGGTGGCCACGTACGGGGATCACTGGCTGCCTAAGGGGAATCTAACGGAACTGGGTCTCAGCTGGGGGTCAGTTCCCGCTAGTAGTTTCGCTTGGTTATTAGTCGTGGCCTTTTTAGGCTTAGGGCATTGGATTGCCCATTACGGCGGCCGGTTCGCTAGTCCCCGGATTTACGCTAAGCAGCGGGGCAAACGCATTGCCGGTTATCCCTGGCGTGAATTGCTGGTAATCCCCCTGGTAACGTTAATTCCCGGTGATTGGTTTAATAGTTCGTGGCGGTTTTGGCCACTGCTGACGCTACACGGGCACTCGTTTGCCGTGATCATCTTACCCTTGCTGTTGGGGGTTCGGTTCACGGTCTTTCGGGAAAAACCACGGGTGGTTTATCAGCGCTTAGCCCACCATATCTTAGTTTTGGCCGGTTTAGCCTTGCTGAGTGTGGGGTGGTTACTCTGGCGGCCGCAGGATCTTGCCGTGGTTGTCATCGTCTTGTTGGTTTGTTACGGGGGTTGTTTATGGCGAGCCAAACGCTATGACCAACGGCAGTCCTTTTGGTATTCTCAAGTAGATGACGGGGTGCGGGTCCTGGCAATTCGGCCGGGAACACCGGCGGTCAAGTTAAACTTAGCGGCGGGGGACATTATTTTGGAATGTAACCACCAAGCGGTTAACAGTGAAACCGCCTTTTACGAAGCGCTATTACTTAATCCAACGTATTGTCATTTGCGGGTGCGAAACATGGCAGGTGATTTGAAAGTAACGGAAACGGCCATTTATTCCGGGGCACCACATGAAATCGGGATAGTTCTATTCAGAGATCAGGAGGGGTAAATCATGAGTAGAGTGCTAGTCGTGGATGATGAACCAGCGATTGTGACGTTGTTACAGTATAATCTGGAGCAAGCGGATTATCAGGTTGTCACGGCCATTGACGGGGAACAGGCCTTAAAGCTGGCAGAACATGAACAATTTGACGTGATTTTGTTAGATCTGATGCTGCCGAAGTTGGATGGCGTCGAGGTGACGAAGCGCCTGCGGCAAGAAAAAATTAAGACGCCCATCATCATGATTACGGCTAAGACCAGTGAATTTGACACCGTGGTTGGCTTGGAATTGGGTGCCGATGATTATATTACTAAACCGTTCAGTCCACGAGAGGTGCTGGCGCGGATGAAGGCCGTCATGCGGCGGTATCACGATGATGCAACGCCACAAACGGCCGTGGACAACGGCCACGTCATTCACATCGCTGGGCTCAGTATCGATCAGGACAAGTTCCGGGTTAAGCGGGGGCAACAAACCATTGACCTCACCCCCAAGGAGTTCGAACTGCTTTTATTCTTTGCCAAGCGCCCGGGCAAGGTCTGGAGCCGCGAGCAGTTACTCGAAGGCGTCTGGGGCTTTGACTATAGCGGTCAGACACGGATGGTCGATATCCACGTGTCCCATTTAAGAGAAAAAATCGAAGCGGATCCCAAGCATCCCCAACTCCTAAAGACGGTTCGGGGGTTCGGTTACACCTTTGAGGCGCCCCATGAGTAAGCAAATGTTGGGAGTAAGCGGGGTGGCTCTTTTGATCATTAACACGCTATTAGTGTGGTGTTTACGCCCCGATAGCTTGGGCATCGCCATCGGGATTGGGTGGTCGTTCGCCGTGATTGAGTGGGGCGGCTTATTGCTCTACCAGCGGTGGGCCCAGCAGCGCATTTCAATTCTGACCCGTAAGGTTGAAAAAATGCGGCACGCGGAGGCCCCGGCGCACGTGTTATTGTCCCCCCACGATCCGTTTTATCAACTGGCCCTCCAGATCAACTATCTGCAAACTCATCAACGGAAACTTCGACGGAAGATGGCGGGGCAAAATCAGGAGTTTGCGACCCTGCTTGACTACCTCCCGGTGGGGGTCATGGTAATTGACCGGTACCGAAAGGTTGAGTTGGCTAATCCGGCCATGGAACAGTTCTTGCAACAGCAAGTGTCGCCGCGGCGGCACCCGTTCACGCAGGACGTGCAGCAATTCGAACTGGCCAGTCTGATTAACACAGCGCTTAACGAGCGGCAGATCCAACACCAGGTTCTGAAACTACCGGGAACTCCCAACGAACGCACCGTTGACGTGCAAGTGGTCTACACGGCGACCTCCCAAGACTTCTTTCAGGTGCTCGTTTTGCTCTACGACGTCACCGAGGTCTACGCGGTTGAACAGATGCAGTTGGACTTCGTGTCGAACGCTTCGCATGAACTTAAGACGCCGGTGACGGCGATTGCGGGTTTTGCCAAGACGTTGCTCGCGGGGGCGAAGGATGATCCAGATAAGCTGGTTGAGTTCTTGAAGATTATTGATCAGCAAAGCGACCGGCTGGTGGAATTGATTAACGACGTGTTGACCATCTCCCACATCGAGTCCGGGAACGCCGTTGAGATTAATCAGGTACCGGTGGGGCAGCAGTTGGCGGCACAGGTCCATTTGTTAGAGCCCCTAGCGGCGGTCAATCAGGTGACTTTACAAAACCAGGTGCCGGTTGATTTTGTCGCGGCAACCGACCAACGCAAGCTCGATCAGATTGTCAAAAATGTGTTGAGTAACGCCATCAAATACAACCGACCGCAGGGAACCGTGACGCTGAGTACCGCCACCACGCCGACCACTTGGTCGTTGACCGTGGCCGATACCGGAATCGGCATTTCGCAACAGGATCAACTACGCGTCTTTGAACGCTTCTACCGGGCCGACGTTTCCCACTCGAATCAACGGGTGAGTGGCAGTGGGTTAGGGTTGGCCATCGTGCGTGAACTGGTGAAGGCGTTGAATGGTAAGCTGGCTTTGCAAAGTGAACTAGGAAGCGGGACGACCGTCACGTTGACCTTTCCCCGAGCAACACCAACGACCGCGGATTCAGCATCGACGGGGCCGGCAGACTAACCGGTTAAAATAAAACAAATCATAAAGTCGATGAGTCGGATCGGCTTTTTTTGGTGTCGGCACCTTTTTGAGGGACATTTACACAACCTTTACAATACGACTACATGATATTTACAATGACCCGCTATACTGACACTTGAGAGAACCGGCGGTGGCCACACCGGTCGGTATAGGAGGGACAACGGGATGACAAAACGACGATGGTTACAGGGCTTACTCCTCATGATTTTAGTAGCCCTGGGAATCTTTGCGTACCAGACCCGCCAGGTGAGTCATGCGGGCGGATCAATCACGGCAGTGGGCTCCACGGCTTTACAGCCTTTGGTTGAAGCGGCCGGTGAACAATACACGGCCGACCACCTGGGCACGTTTATCAACGTGCAAGGCGGGGGAACCGGGACCGGGCTGAGCCAGATTCAAGAAGGCGCCGTCCAAATCGGGGATTCCGATTTATTTGCGGCTGAACAAAAGGGCATCCGGGCTAAGGGCCTGGTCGACCACCGGGTTGCGGTGGTGGGCATTACGCCGATCGTCAACCGTAAGAATGGCATTACGCACTTAACAACCAAACAATTAACGGCCGTCTTTACTGGTCAAGCCACCAACTGGAAACAGGTCGGCGGCAAGGACCTGCCCATCGTGTTGATTAACCGGGCTCAAGGAAGTGGGACGCGGGCAACCTTTGAACAATTTGGGATTGCCGGCCACCAAGCCAAGACTGCCCAGGAACAAGATTCGTCGGGGATGGTTCGACAAATCGTGCAGACCACTCCCGGAGCCATCAGTTACGTGGCCTTTTCCTATGTAACCAAGGCGGTTCAGGCCGTTAGCTTGAACGGCGTAGCGCCCACTGAAGCCAACGTGGTCACTAACCGCTGGAAGATCTGGTCGTACGAACATCTGTATACCAAGGGCCAGCCTACGGGACTGACCAAAGACTTCATCGCCTACGTGCAATCTCCCACGATTCAGAAAACGCTGGTGCGTCAATTAGGTTACCTGTCGCCCAGCCAGATGCACGTAGAACGTGACGTTAACGGCCAAGTGACGCCGATTGGAGGGACCCGCTCATGACCAAATCACCTGAACAATTGGAACAAGAACTGAAACGCCGTTCCAAGGCGGCCAAGCTAGAAATCTGGGGCCGGGTGGTCAGTTTTTCGGCTCTCATTTTGATTGTGGCCGTCGTGGTGGCCATTATCGGATTCGTGGCCTCTAAGGGGATCGCCACGTTTACCACTAACCACGTCAATCTTTGGGACTTTTTAAGTGGTAAAAATTGGAATCCTAGTCTGACGGACGCGCACGGCAA
Above is a window of Levilactobacillus zymae DNA encoding:
- a CDS encoding PDZ domain-containing protein, with the translated sequence MRTLFVLGSFFLQPLLWLAILRSWLTSRARIKRERHDFSSAVDSDHYELRHMLTQGLMLGVGLSVLNLIVGASLPLVWVLSYEALAFLSLVIFPTTLLPVTLLVVSTLVATYGDHWLPKGNLTELGLSWGSVPASSFAWLLVVAFLGLGHWIAHYGGRFASPRIYAKQRGKRIAGYPWRELLVIPLVTLIPGDWFNSSWRFWPLLTLHGHSFAVIILPLLLGVRFTVFREKPRVVYQRLAHHILVLAGLALLSVGWLLWRPQDLAVVVIVLLVCYGGCLWRAKRYDQRQSFWYSQVDDGVRVLAIRPGTPAVKLNLAAGDIILECNHQAVNSETAFYEALLLNPTYCHLRVRNMAGDLKVTETAIYSGAPHEIGIVLFRDQEG
- a CDS encoding response regulator transcription factor, whose translation is MSRVLVVDDEPAIVTLLQYNLEQADYQVVTAIDGEQALKLAEHEQFDVILLDLMLPKLDGVEVTKRLRQEKIKTPIIMITAKTSEFDTVVGLELGADDYITKPFSPREVLARMKAVMRRYHDDATPQTAVDNGHVIHIAGLSIDQDKFRVKRGQQTIDLTPKEFELLLFFAKRPGKVWSREQLLEGVWGFDYSGQTRMVDIHVSHLREKIEADPKHPQLLKTVRGFGYTFEAPHE
- a CDS encoding ATP-binding protein; the encoded protein is MSKQMLGVSGVALLIINTLLVWCLRPDSLGIAIGIGWSFAVIEWGGLLLYQRWAQQRISILTRKVEKMRHAEAPAHVLLSPHDPFYQLALQINYLQTHQRKLRRKMAGQNQEFATLLDYLPVGVMVIDRYRKVELANPAMEQFLQQQVSPRRHPFTQDVQQFELASLINTALNERQIQHQVLKLPGTPNERTVDVQVVYTATSQDFFQVLVLLYDVTEVYAVEQMQLDFVSNASHELKTPVTAIAGFAKTLLAGAKDDPDKLVEFLKIIDQQSDRLVELINDVLTISHIESGNAVEINQVPVGQQLAAQVHLLEPLAAVNQVTLQNQVPVDFVAATDQRKLDQIVKNVLSNAIKYNRPQGTVTLSTATTPTTWSLTVADTGIGISQQDQLRVFERFYRADVSHSNQRVSGSGLGLAIVRELVKALNGKLALQSELGSGTTVTLTFPRATPTTADSASTGPAD
- a CDS encoding phosphate ABC transporter substrate-binding protein, whose protein sequence is MTKRRWLQGLLLMILVALGIFAYQTRQVSHAGGSITAVGSTALQPLVEAAGEQYTADHLGTFINVQGGGTGTGLSQIQEGAVQIGDSDLFAAEQKGIRAKGLVDHRVAVVGITPIVNRKNGITHLTTKQLTAVFTGQATNWKQVGGKDLPIVLINRAQGSGTRATFEQFGIAGHQAKTAQEQDSSGMVRQIVQTTPGAISYVAFSYVTKAVQAVSLNGVAPTEANVVTNRWKIWSYEHLYTKGQPTGLTKDFIAYVQSPTIQKTLVRQLGYLSPSQMHVERDVNGQVTPIGGTRS